In Syntrophales bacterium, one genomic interval encodes:
- a CDS encoding L-threonylcarbamoyladenylate synthase yields the protein MTILLTIDPRNPEPEKIAAAVAILKDGGVVAYPAETFYALGAAANNENAVEKIFNIKGRAFNNPLAVIVAGENDLLPLVAEIPNGARILMKRFWPGPLTMVFGTAPAVSPRLTAGTGKIGIRISSHPIAALLARELGAPLTATSANLSGEPENATAAGVMTSLDSLPDAIIDGGETPGAPGSTILDVTVFPPRILREGAISGKLIDSALASESF from the coding sequence ATGACGATTCTGCTTACGATCGATCCCCGGAATCCGGAACCGGAGAAAATCGCCGCGGCCGTTGCCATTCTTAAGGATGGCGGCGTCGTCGCCTACCCGGCGGAGACCTTCTACGCCCTGGGTGCGGCTGCAAACAATGAAAACGCGGTTGAGAAAATATTCAACATCAAGGGGCGGGCCTTCAACAATCCCCTTGCGGTTATAGTTGCAGGCGAAAATGATCTGCTTCCTCTCGTGGCGGAAATACCGAACGGGGCGAGAATATTGATGAAGCGATTCTGGCCCGGTCCGCTCACTATGGTTTTTGGGACAGCGCCCGCTGTTTCCCCCCGCCTGACCGCAGGAACCGGGAAGATTGGAATCCGTATCTCCAGTCACCCAATCGCCGCCCTGCTTGCCCGGGAACTCGGCGCCCCTCTTACCGCAACCAGCGCCAACCTCTCCGGGGAACCGGAAAATGCCACTGCCGCAGGGGTAATGACCTCACTCGACAGTCTTCCCGATGCAATAATCGATGGCGGTGAAACGCCGGGTGCGCCCGGCTCGACCATTCTCGACGTCACCGTCTTTCCACCCCGAATTCTCCGGGAGGGGGCCATCTCCGGCAAACTGATCGACTCTGCGCTTGCAAGCGAGTCATTCTGA
- the purE gene encoding 5-(carboxyamino)imidazole ribonucleotide mutase yields the protein MPKKAGVLVSVVMGSDSDLPVMEEAAKILESFSVSYELFLTSAHRTPERTTKFARAAAGRGIRVIIVGAGAAAHLAGVIAAQTPLPVIGVPIDATSLHGLDALLATVQMPGGIPVATMAIGKAGAKNAALFVVRILAGENPALAAKLDAYVVKMAEDVEKKQLHLKK from the coding sequence ATGCCAAAAAAAGCAGGTGTGCTGGTCAGCGTTGTAATGGGAAGCGATTCCGATCTCCCCGTTATGGAAGAGGCAGCAAAAATTCTGGAGTCTTTCTCCGTTTCTTATGAGCTTTTTCTCACCTCGGCGCACCGGACACCGGAACGGACAACCAAATTTGCCCGCGCCGCCGCCGGACGGGGGATTCGGGTAATCATCGTCGGGGCGGGGGCCGCCGCCCATCTTGCCGGGGTGATCGCCGCGCAGACCCCGCTACCGGTGATCGGAGTGCCCATCGATGCCACCTCGCTCCACGGTCTTGACGCGCTGCTGGCAACGGTCCAGATGCCCGGCGGAATCCCCGTGGCAACTATGGCTATCGGCAAGGCCGGGGCAAAAAACGCCGCCCTTTTTGTTGTCCGGATACTGGCCGGGGAGAATCCGGCCCTTGCTGCAAAGCTCGACGCCTATGTTGTAAAGATGGCCGAAGATGTAGAGAAAAAACAGCTCCACCTCAAAAAGTGA
- the purH gene encoding bifunctional phosphoribosylaminoimidazolecarboxamide formyltransferase/IMP cyclohydrolase gives MMQQNQIKRALISVTDKTGIVEFARGLQEFGVEILSTGGTAAQLRNGGIAVIDVSDYTGFPEMMDGRLKTLHPKIHGGLLALRDNAGHLEALRKHGIGLIDMVVINLYRFEDTVARAGCTLAEAIENIDIGGPTMLRAASKNYRFVSVVTDPADYPKIIAAMQETGGRISEATNFELAKKTFQLTARYDGAISNYLGLLAAGEEEKKDFPDTFTFQFAKAQELRYGENPHQKAAFYRENNPSLSALSNARQLQGKELSYNNIMDSDAAWQVVSDFSLPGAVIVKHANPCGAATSDGDMTVAFQKALAGDPVSAFGGIVALNRPVDAKTAQELIKTFFEVIIAPAFSSEAAEILGTRQNVRVLEIPAACDRRTAGHDFRRVMGGLLVQERDSAEYDIKKARVVTRRSPTEIEYQALDFAWRIVKHVKSNAIVFTTSDQLVGFGAGQTSRVDSVKLAIMKAVIPTSGCVVGSDAFFPFRDGIDIAARAGITAIVQPGGSLKDEEAIKAADEHNIAMLFTGMRHFKH, from the coding sequence ATGATGCAACAAAATCAGATAAAACGGGCGCTGATCAGCGTTACGGACAAAACGGGGATCGTCGAATTCGCCAGGGGCCTTCAGGAATTCGGCGTCGAGATACTCTCTACCGGCGGCACCGCCGCGCAATTGCGCAACGGTGGGATTGCCGTTATCGATGTATCGGATTACACTGGGTTCCCGGAAATGATGGACGGCAGGCTCAAAACCCTGCACCCTAAGATCCACGGCGGCCTGCTGGCGCTGAGGGACAACGCGGGGCATCTGGAAGCCTTGAGAAAACATGGAATCGGTCTGATCGATATGGTCGTCATCAATCTCTACCGTTTTGAGGACACAGTCGCCCGGGCGGGCTGCACGCTTGCGGAGGCGATCGAAAACATCGATATCGGCGGGCCGACGATGCTGCGCGCCGCGTCCAAAAACTACCGCTTCGTGAGCGTTGTCACCGATCCAGCCGATTACCCGAAAATTATCGCCGCGATGCAAGAAACGGGGGGCAGGATCTCGGAGGCGACCAACTTCGAACTGGCCAAAAAAACCTTCCAGCTTACCGCGCGCTATGACGGGGCAATTTCCAACTATCTCGGACTGCTTGCCGCCGGCGAAGAGGAGAAAAAGGATTTCCCCGACACCTTCACGTTTCAGTTTGCCAAGGCGCAGGAGCTCCGCTACGGGGAAAATCCTCATCAGAAAGCGGCCTTTTACCGGGAGAACAACCCCAGCCTCTCCGCGCTTTCCAACGCACGGCAGCTCCAGGGAAAGGAACTCTCCTACAACAACATCATGGACAGCGACGCCGCCTGGCAGGTCGTCTCCGATTTTTCGCTCCCTGGGGCGGTGATCGTCAAACACGCCAATCCCTGCGGCGCCGCGACTTCGGATGGCGACATGACGGTGGCCTTTCAGAAGGCGCTCGCGGGCGATCCCGTCTCCGCCTTTGGCGGCATCGTCGCCCTGAACCGTCCGGTGGATGCCAAAACGGCCCAAGAGTTGATTAAAACCTTTTTTGAGGTGATTATTGCCCCCGCTTTTTCCTCCGAAGCGGCAGAAATTCTGGGAACCCGTCAGAATGTCCGGGTTCTGGAAATACCCGCCGCGTGCGACAGGCGCACCGCCGGCCATGATTTTAGACGGGTGATGGGCGGATTGCTGGTGCAGGAAAGGGACAGCGCTGAATATGACATCAAAAAGGCCCGCGTTGTTACCCGGCGCAGCCCTACCGAAATTGAATACCAGGCGCTCGATTTTGCCTGGCGGATCGTCAAACACGTGAAATCCAACGCGATTGTCTTTACAACCAGCGATCAGCTTGTCGGATTCGGCGCCGGTCAAACCAGCCGGGTTGATTCGGTCAAGCTGGCGATCATGAAGGCGGTCATTCCCACTTCCGGCTGCGTGGTCGGCTCGGATGCCTTTTTTCCCTTCCGCGACGGGATAGACATCGCCGCCCGAGCGGGAATCACCGCGATCGTCCAGCCGGGAGGCTCGCTGAAGGATGAAGAGGCGATCAAGGCGGCGGACGAGCACAACATCGCCATGCTGTTTACCGGCATGAGGCATTTCAAACACTGA